A segment of the Deinococcus ficus genome:
GGGAAGGCAAAACGACCGTTACCCGCGAACTCGCCTTCGCGCTGGTCGAGCTGGGCTACCGCGTCGCGCTGATGGACACCGATCCGCAGGCCTCGCTCACCAAAAACCTGGGGTTCCACGATGCCGAGCGCCTCGCCGACCGTGCCTCCCTGCCCGGCTTCAATCAGGAACACACGGTCCTGGGTGTCTTCACCGCGGAGAACGGCGAAGCCCAACTCGGTACGCCGCTGCAGGCCATGGGGGTCGATATCTGGGTGTCCAACGATCACCTGTACCAGGCTGACAACCTCATCGCGGGCGATCTGTCCCGGTTGGGCAACCTCCGCGAAGCCCTCGACAAGGTGGCCGATCAGTACGACTTCATCCTGATCGACACCAAGCCCGGCGTGACTCCCCTCCTCAATGCTGCTGTGGCCGCCGCCGATCACCTGCTCGTGCCGGTTTCAGGCGACAAGGGAACCGAGAACCTGGACAAGATTGTTCGCCTGATCAAGAGCGCCCGCGGCTATTCCCCGAGCATCGCGCCGCTCATGTTCGTGCCCAACCGCGTGCGCAGCCACACGAACGTTTCCAAAGACCTTCTCAATACCATCGACGAGTACAAGGATTTCGCGCCGACTTCCGGCACGATCCGCGACAGCGTGATCATGATGGAGGCACCGAACCACCGTAAACCTGTGGTGCAATACCGGCCCAGCAGTGACGTGGCGCAGGACATCCGAACCGTGACTCAGGACCTGCTGCGCACGCTCGGCGTGACCAGCAACCCGCTTGAAGAGGTCGCCCAGTGACCCGTCCCAAAGTCGCGTCACGCGTCAACCCTCTGGATCTGATGGCCGGCCTTGAGGACACCCCGGTCACTGAAGCGCCACTGGCGAAGATCATCGTTGCTGACGGCTTCAATCCCCGCCGATTGATCACCTCGGATGCATTCGCCGCCGACGCGCTCAGCGGCCTGGTGCAGAGCATCCGTGAATTCGGCGTCCTCCAGCCTCTGCTCGTGCGGTCCCAGGGAGACGGATATCACCTGATCGCAGGAGAGCGGCGTTACGTCGCTGCCCAGGAAGCAGGACTCACCGAAGTGCCCATCCGAGTGCTCGACGTGGATGATGATCAGGCCTACGCCATCGCGGTGATCGAAAACGCACAGCGCAAGGACCTGGATCTCGTCACTGAAACACTGGTCGGCTTTGACCTGCTGTCAAAACGACTCAACATGTCCGTGCCTGAAGTCGTCACGTACCTGCACAAGGTTCGAAACAACACCGCGCCTGACGACCTCAATGTTGAGCCGCTGCTCCGGTCCCTGTACGGCACCGGCATCACGACCTGGGCAAGCCGCCGCGCCAAAATTCTTCAGCTGACACCTGAAGAGCAAACCGCCGTGAGGCAGGGCCAAATCGACGCCACCGTCTGTGTTGAACTGATCAGACTCCCTGCTGGAGCACGGCGTGAAGCCCTTTTGCAGCAGGCCATTACAGAGTCTCTCAGCGCCGCGCAGCTCCGCGTACTTGTGCATGCATCCCAGCAGTCGGGCGGGTCTTCACCGGAGCTCAAAGCCCGAGTCGGAGACCTCAGGAAGCGCCTGCTCAAGCTTTCCTCGCTGACTGGTGATGAGGCCCAACGCGCCGAAGAACTCATCGCGGAAATCGATTCCCGGATCGATCAGCTGCTTTCCCGCTAAAGCTCCCAGACCACAGCGCCGTGGCCTTCCTGATGGGAAGGCCATGGCGCCGTCGCGCTTGAGATGGGTTGTGCATAACACCTGAACGTCTCCCCTGCTCGCACATGCCAGATATCTGGAGTCAAAAGTCGGGCGACCGTACGCTCCAGCGATCTCTAGATACGGGGTATCTAGATCGGCGAGGTAGGCAGCGCTATTCGGTATCAGTCTCTAGATACCGGGTATCTAAAGTGCGTGTATTAACCTGTTAAACCCCTGCTGGACGCGATTTTCATCTTACTGTGGGGCATGAAAAGGACTGGGTACAGCTCTGATTTGACGGACCAGGAATGGGCTCTCCTTGAGCCGCTGCTGCCTGGTCCACGTCCTACAGGACGCAAGCGCATCCATTCTCAACGTGTACTTGTGAATGCCATGCTCTACGTGCTGCAAACCGGCTGTGCATGGCGCCTTCTCCCTGTGAACTTCCCCAGCTGGGGCACGGTGTATGCCCAATACCGCAAGTGGCGCATCCGGGGCGTGTTGAAGGACGTCCATGACGTCCTTCGAGAACGGGTCCGCCAGGCGGCAGGCCGTGACGCCCAACCCACCGCTGGCATCATCGACAGTCAAAGTGCGAAGACCACCGAGGCCGGCGGCATCCGGGGATTTGATGGCGCTAAGAAGGTCAATGGGCGCAAGCGGCACATCCTGGTGGACACGCTCGGCCTGATCCTCAAGGTCGTAGTCCATCCTGCCGATTTGCAGGACCGTGAAGGTGGGAAACTCGTCCTGAACGGATTGAAAAAGCAGTACCCAACATTGGAGAAGGTCTGGGCGGACCAGGGCTACACGGGTGGCTTTCTGAGGTGGGCCAAAGACAGCTCGGATCTGCTGGTCGAGGTCGTCTACCCCTGGTGGCGGCAGGCTAAGCGGTATACGCCGGATTTGGTCGAGAACGTGGATCCACGCAAGACGTTCCACGTCTTGCCGCGTCGATGGATCGTAGAGCGTACTTTCGCATGGCTGGGCAAGTGTCGCCGGTTATCAAAGGATTACGAAGCACTCCCAGAATCCACTGAAACGCTGGTGTATTTGGCCATGATTCGGCTAATGCTGCGTCGGTTGGGTCGCGCTCCTCCAGAGACGTCTGCGAGTCATACCATCGTGATGTGACATGGCACGAATTTGAAACGCTTATCGCGGCGCACAGTTGGGCCTTAGAACTGAACCTGGCCCAGCTATCCGTCATCTCTGCCAAGGTCACGGGGAGCGCGATGGACGTTGAGCTCATCCTTGAGGGCCATGATCAAGACGATCAGAGTATCTGTAAGAAATGGCTCGTTCACGTTGATACCGTGTACGAACACCACCTTCAGCTCTTGCCTCTTGACGACGTTCCGCGCGTGGTAGATGACCATCCCCGAATTCGCACGTTTCAATCGGAGTGGACGCGCCTTTACTTTGCGGCATCACCGCAGCGACCACAATGGCTTGTGAGCGAGCTGTTTTCCAGCCACGACGACAAGGAATTCGGTCCTTTTCAGATGTATGGCCCGTATGGCGATCCTGGCTTTGGCAGTGGAGTGCTGGCGGAAGGACCTGCCTCGTTGATGGAAGCCTACGCGAAGATCCTTGACGGTCACGGCATGCGTCCCACGACGCTACCCACTGTGAATCCACTCTGGCGCCGGCATAATGGCAGAGCCACTCGTCCTGAGCAGCTTCAATTGCTGAATCTCTCGGGTGACCTCACCTGGGCTGTCGACAACTTTGTCCTTGGTCGCCAGTTCTCGATCCGACTCGTGACTTGAAAGCACTCGAGCCTCCGTCTAACCGCGTTTCCGATCGTGATCGCGTTAACAAACGCACTTTAGGGTCTGTAGGCCAAGGATAGAGCCGCGATTGGCCAGCGTATCTTCTGCCGTTGTGGCGCGAAGAAATCAGCGATGAGCAGTGGACCCGTCTTGAACCGTTGCTGCCACCCCTGGTTGGTCTAGGGCGACCGTACCTGGCCCATCGTCCGGTGATCAGTGGCATCGTCTGGGTCCTGCGCACGGGTGCACCCTGGCGTGACGTTCCGGAATGATTCGGGAAATGGACGACTGTGGCCAGTCGCTTCCGGCGCTGGACGAAGAAAGGTATCTGGCAAGCCATCTGGGCGCAGCTACTGCGCGCAGCAGACCTGCAAGGTCAGCTGGACTGGTCCATGCATTTTGTCGATGGCACCGTGGTTCGAGCACATCAATGTGCCGCCGGCGCACGTGGAGGTCAAGACGGTGAAGCGCTGGGACGGTCACGAGGGGGGTTCGGCACCAAGATTCATGTGCGTGCCGAAGGGAATGGCAAACCCATGGCCTTCGTGCTCAGTGGCGGAGAACGCCACGAATCGAAGTTCCTGCAACCACTACTGGAAACAGGCGCCGTTGTTCGTCCTGGACGGGGACAACCACGAATCCGTCCTGAACGCGTGGTGGGGGACAAAGGCTACAGCTACCCCACTGTGCGGAGGTACCTTC
Coding sequences within it:
- a CDS encoding AAA family ATPase, whose protein sequence is MTTERRSRSSVKIRSLRSTLAEVLQQVQAGERVVIEKYDAPVAAIIPMKDYLALSRLDAQLKYRKTKETHMAHRIVVTNISGGEGKTTVTRELAFALVELGYRVALMDTDPQASLTKNLGFHDAERLADRASLPGFNQEHTVLGVFTAENGEAQLGTPLQAMGVDIWVSNDHLYQADNLIAGDLSRLGNLREALDKVADQYDFILIDTKPGVTPLLNAAVAAADHLLVPVSGDKGTENLDKIVRLIKSARGYSPSIAPLMFVPNRVRSHTNVSKDLLNTIDEYKDFAPTSGTIRDSVIMMEAPNHRKPVVQYRPSSDVAQDIRTVTQDLLRTLGVTSNPLEEVAQ
- a CDS encoding ParB/RepB/Spo0J family partition protein, translated to MTRPKVASRVNPLDLMAGLEDTPVTEAPLAKIIVADGFNPRRLITSDAFAADALSGLVQSIREFGVLQPLLVRSQGDGYHLIAGERRYVAAQEAGLTEVPIRVLDVDDDQAYAIAVIENAQRKDLDLVTETLVGFDLLSKRLNMSVPEVVTYLHKVRNNTAPDDLNVEPLLRSLYGTGITTWASRRAKILQLTPEEQTAVRQGQIDATVCVELIRLPAGARREALLQQAITESLSAAQLRVLVHASQQSGGSSPELKARVGDLRKRLLKLSSLTGDEAQRAEELIAEIDSRIDQLLSR
- a CDS encoding IS5 family transposase, translating into MKRTGYSSDLTDQEWALLEPLLPGPRPTGRKRIHSQRVLVNAMLYVLQTGCAWRLLPVNFPSWGTVYAQYRKWRIRGVLKDVHDVLRERVRQAAGRDAQPTAGIIDSQSAKTTEAGGIRGFDGAKKVNGRKRHILVDTLGLILKVVVHPADLQDREGGKLVLNGLKKQYPTLEKVWADQGYTGGFLRWAKDSSDLLVEVVYPWWRQAKRYTPDLVENVDPRKTFHVLPRRWIVERTFAWLGKCRRLSKDYEALPESTETLVYLAMIRLMLRRLGRAPPETSASHTIVM